From the genome of Phlebotomus papatasi isolate M1 chromosome 2, Ppap_2.1, whole genome shotgun sequence:
agtcttttgacccataaaaaaattcaaacggtaagggatatcaacttccggtcttcgatgaccctacCTCAAATAACCGTATATCGAACACAACCTTTTATTTTTCCCCCCTTCCCTTTAATGCGTTCCCTATCCTCAAAATTTCTTTCagaattgtaaaagggatgaccctattattgtgaatttaataaactatattattgttattattaaacTGTCAACACCCTCAGCCAGGTAATTTTTCTAGAGATTCCACAAAAATTCTCGTTGTTGAAATCGTCAGAGATTTTATAAATCCTAGAGAACGATAATGGAAATTGCACATAGAAATTCCTCtacaaatttcattgaaattcccTAGGAAGTTACCAtgttttccgaaaaaaaaattccacttGAAACCCCTGTGATCTAGTTGGGAAATTTCCATTCTTTAGTAGgtaatttctcgagaaattccACTCAAAATCCTATGATGTGTAATTTTGGAGACTTATGGAAGAAAATTCCTTTTCCGGGAGGATTTTTTTATAGggtctgtcatatttctcgtaaacaattgctcacactaaagtttcaacaaagcaattttaaatcaaattataatcaaaatttaacaaatttaactGCTGGACAGTGCGAGGCGTCTGTTAAATTTACAGagcctctttttggttggacgtccaggaaattcttggtaattagcgttcctcaactgttagccggacataaaggagggattagcataaccatcaaatatgcaagtatacagagaaaaccctcaacatttgattttctacatattttgtatgatattttgtcattaatatcactatgtccaactttccaaaagttttagtccaactttccaaaattttgtccatcttttcaaaatgtgttgttttttaatttgatggaatattctaattaattgattgaaaattctaaaaaaaaactgttaagattctgttagaatatttcacaagtaataataataaataataaaataataacaaataataaatatttattcagcttaaaaatgcatttgaaattgaacttttctcaagtgtctccctttccacaatccaccctagaattcattatttattaaatttttgaagaaaatttcataattttaaccaatttatttttactgtcCAATTTTACCTTCAAAGTGTCAAAATTAGAAGCTGCCCaagagcacttcccctaattatataaatgttaaattttagttatgttttctaaaattcctataactctttccggaccgcagcatatgctgcaagccaatttcacaaatttttaatcaaaaatatctaagctcaggaaataattgaggtcttacaaaaaatatcttaaatttggacatccttatagtttgtaatcatccacaagaataggatttttatcagttctgaataattaaaaaacattatttttcacagaacattcatatgctactttgggtactcagagtcccaaaagagacgaaagagatataaaagattttttacccttttaattttattagtttctcGATCCGTtaagttagttttttttcttaatcaccTGAGTAAACTAATTTCTGCAATAGTAGAAACATTCGCAATTCATCATCAGATAAACAGttgttttcaccatttatttattttaatttttttttactaatagaAAGAATTAacatgaatatttttctttttttggaaactCTAAATGAGCCTgccccttatggcctctacacactagtagaaatttctttaaaaaatgtctttttgaagaaaatttcctctatccttttttttacaaaaattgcttctagtgtgtagacagcattaacacttcgaagaaccctaactaaaagtgtcacggaaggaccaagtggcagccgctgccacttatcggattttacataatattttaatatttttacatatattttaacattcggagcctcagtcagttcttttctggtgtctgaatcagaaatttcacctccttgggtactgtatctaaagatttttaaccattcgatgttttcatttttatcagaatcatggcgtcagggaaagtggtctgcctttgaatgcggcagcctttaaatatttcaatttttctcttatttttcaaagcaaaaattctacatatgaacaatagttaatactattaactattttctattaatttcgcTTAAccaaatggattttgagctttggtaaataagagaaaaattgaataattcccataattattcatatttcatacatatttcccaattcaatatttcccataattcttctcaataatttgcaaaaacactttcaatttgttcttttaaggcttttatacactaacaatcaagaaaattacatctgcggaacgtcaaactcccatataaaatgcctATGGCAgctactgccacttggtccttccgagtgcagttttttgtttttgcaatatatttacattaatatttaatttttattaaaaattttataacgaaaaaatagccagataaattctgcacgcattcaatcgggtctccaggcgaaataatatattcttcactataaagaataaaattgaaaattaaattggcagcggctgccactagggtccttccaagtgttaagcCGCAAAGGGCTTCGAAAGAGAAGCCCTTTGCGATCAAATTCTCATGAAGCATAAGCTTTTAGGGAAAAATATTATCCGTTAGataatttatatttacaaattaaaaaaaaatgaattttgctaAATAAACTGTTTTAGAAtataaaagaacaataaaatatttagaaatcgtAAATAAAACGGTTATTGATTACATAACAAAGTGCGTTTGCTTTGGATGCAGCAAATATCTTAAGTTAAGAGGTTTCCCTTTCtccgtttttcttaaaattctttACTGGATGCATTTTGGGATATTAAAAACCGTTTTATTTGTTTCGGCTGAGGATATTTGTAGTCCTGGAAGGACTTGGCAAATTGAAATGTCCTTCCCGGACAATTATTTGCCACCCTTGAGGAAACCACCCCCAATCCTCAAGGTTAGCAGTTTGTAGCCCTTCCCTGTCGACCTCCCACACGATGCAGCTTTTGATTGTGCTAGGAAAAAGTATCTTATCAACAGACTCACCCGCTCCTTCATCCGCCAGCACTGAGCTATGCACTCAATGCCCCGAATTGGCTGAGTGTGACGTTTTTTGCAGAAGCAGAGCGGCAATTTTGCGTCGTAATTCTCCTCCTTGGCCTCACTATTCTCCCCCACAAACTTCACTATCAACTCACTCATCTTTCCAGCGCACAGCAACACCCTTACTTTTTCCCACCAACCACACTGCTCCACAGTCTccctttttttctgctttttttcCGGGGAATCCTCTGCCAAAATAAATGCGGATGTTTGGGGtgttagaaaaaaatgtgacaaGGTGCAAAAATTTGCCATGTGATTGGCATTGATAAGGTATTTTTGGCCTCTTATTCATCCCCAAACTCACCTATCACACCCTCATGGCGTACCCTGGATCATGGGGTTGTACTTGCCAAGCAATTCACTAACTTTTTGGGACTTTTTCTTagggaaatttgagaaaaatcacAAGTAAAAATCCAAAGAGAACacttttccaaagcaaaaatcgCCATTGATGGCGCTTCAATCGAGATTTTGTTTTGACAGCGCTTCAGATAGTTGTCTCGCTCTTTCGCATGCATATTGGCAGAAATGAAAAGAGAAGGCGATAGGATTTTCGTTGAGTTTGTTCTATGACGTCATATCAGTTGTGAGTGTCAAGTGCAAAGTTCTGggtgtttttatcgcattttttctgcatattTAGACCCCCAATTGCGCGGAATTCCAACCAGGAAGGATTACTGATCATTCACTGAGCCATCCACAATGGCACTCAATGGCTTCCTGGAGTTTTTTCAGAAGGGCAAGGTGATTTTTCTGCCGCCTACTCATGCAGATCTTTTGTTTACCTTTCGGTTTTGCGTCTTTTCTCGGGCTTTCCGGGCACATTTTGAACATCTGGTGACCGTGAAATGTTGCGGTGGAGCAGACCTTTCGGCCAAAGAAGAGATTCACCCAAGGCACCATCAGATACTCCCTGCACAAACAAGCACAAGCCAGTCTCAGTTCAGGCATCAATTTGAGGTTAGTTAGTAGTTTTCCGCTTTTTTTGACCAGGAATTTCAGTGATTccgggaatttttttttcggccAGGCAAGTGGTACGACTTCCAGCCGGAGAAAATATGAATGACTGGCTGGCTGTCCATGTCGTGGACTTTTTCAATCGCATTAATTTGATTTATGGTACAGTTTCTGAGTTCTGCACAGTCAATTCTTGCTCCACAATGTCCGGTGGTCCAAGATATGAGTACCTGTGGGCAGATGGGCTCAACTACAGGAAGCCCACTGCCCTTCCAGCTCCCAAGTACATCGAATTGCTGATGGATTGGGTTGAATGTCAGATAAACAATGAGAATCTCTTTCCCGTCTCCACGGACGTTCCCTTCCCTCGTTCCTTTCCCACCCTCTGCCGGAAGATCCTCACACGTCTCTTCCGGGTGTTCGTCCATGTCTACATCCACCACTTTGATCGGATCGTGAGCATTGGGGCAGAAGCCCATGTGAACACCTGCTACAAACACTTCTACTACTTCGTCCAGGAATTCGAGCTGGTGTCACCCAAGGAACTCGAACCCCTGGCCGAGATGACCTCGCGAATCTGCAAGGACACGTAATGTTGTTGGACTTATGTTAACCGCAATTAATCTTACCGTTTTCTTGTGATTCCTCATGCACTAAAATTCTCGCAAGATAAAGTGCAATTAACCAGCCGGATTCTGGGAATACCCTTAGGGATATCCTCCCACTAAAGTGTCGCAGGTCTCCTCTATACCCACCACAATCCTCGGAAGTACTAAATACTCAGTGAATTTAGCAAAATTCCCTAGAATTTTGTCGTAAAACTTAAGAGCAAAATTAGCTTTACAGGTGGAAGGATTTAATGGAATTATGGTGCTtttccaaataaaaatgaacatttttttttagtacatcacTGTTCTAAAGTGCAAAACTGTCGAGAGAAGAAAATTCGATAACTCGGATGCACTTGCGTAAAGCAAcactaaaataaaatgaacatgttttttagtacatggactgttctcaaatacttctgcataaatttttctttatat
Proteins encoded in this window:
- the LOC129800436 gene encoding MOB kinase activator-like 3; this translates as MALNGFLEFFQKGKTFRPKKRFTQGTIRYSLHKQAQASLSSGINLRQVVRLPAGENMNDWLAVHVVDFFNRINLIYGTVSEFCTVNSCSTMSGGPRYEYLWADGLNYRKPTALPAPKYIELLMDWVECQINNENLFPVSTDVPFPRSFPTLCRKILTRLFRVFVHVYIHHFDRIVSIGAEAHVNTCYKHFYYFVQEFELVSPKELEPLAEMTSRICKDT